From the Rhinatrema bivittatum chromosome 3, aRhiBiv1.1, whole genome shotgun sequence genome, one window contains:
- the TLR5 gene encoding toll-like receptor 5 produces the protein MLYYLAVLLGGWLLMASAKDCRTQNRIAKFYFCNLTQIPSVPNNTRELYLSFNYIIEVNATSFPRLERLGVLELGSQHTKYLIVRKDAFMNLPYLITLDLAHNYMLVLDPDAFAGLSNLRKLLLYYNGLNESVLEEDYFRDLIFLEFVDLSFNHIEHLRPHATFNRLHNLKILALKLNRIATLCEGDLHSFQGKTGMLIDLSDNALHKSDWDSCGNPFRGITFDTLDLGGNGFNSEKMQNFCVSVKGTSFLQLKLASHIMGPGFGFNNSRDPDKDTFAGLADSSLRILDLSRGGIFSLNPHVFVNLTDLMILLLSSNKINQIKKEAFASLHSLTKLNLSDNILGEIYDFTFEGLSNVIEIDLQQNNIGSIQGGAFSHLEKLAYLYLQDNAIKTVNFFTTMPFTYFINLSENKMEDLKTQIHATFLDFTENRLNDLGNLYQILQVQSVQYVILKKNRLSTCYPTVGNISKDNQLLYLDLAENMLQIIWGSGFCLDIFRGLSKLKVLLLDQNHLRFLPQDAFNGLTSLRKLNLSSNLLSYLFPGVFPWNLTILDLSRNQLMSPNPELFTSLSQLDITHNMFICSCELSSLIIWLNQTNVTLLGSQNDIYCVFPDTFYGVALSKIETDDCDEEATLKSLRFSLFVLCSVTLALFIISIVVYTRFRGFCFILYMRIVHTITGDQKLQVDTSACKYDAYLCYSGKDFEWVQNALLKQLDAQYCSANRFHLCFEERDFIPGEDHINNVCDAIRNSKKTICIVTKQFLMDGWCMEAFNFAQSRYFTELSDVLIMVVVGSLSPYYLMRYNPIRTFVQRRQYLRWPEDLQDVDWFLSRLSHKILKEQKVGKKCDSLQLQTIASVS, from the coding sequence ATGTTATATTATCTTGCCGTTCTCCTAGGAGGGTGGCTGCTAATGGCTAGTGCAAAGGACTGCAGAACACAAAACAGAATCGCCAAGTTTTATTTCTGTAACCTCACTCAAATCCCTTCTGTGCCCAACAATACAAGGGAATTATATTTAAGTTTCAACTACATCATAGAAGTGAATGCCACATCTTTCCCCCGACTGGAGAGGTTAGGAGTGCTGGAACTTGGTTCACAGCACACGAAGTACTTAATCGTACGGAAAGATGCTTTCATGAACCTGCCATATCTCATTACTTTAGACTTGGCACACAACTACATGCTGGTTCTGGATCCGGATGCCTTTGCAGGTTTGTCAAATCTGAGAAAACTTTTGCTGTATTACAATGGCCTCAATGAGTCGGTCCTGGAAGAAGACTATTTTCGAGATTTGATCTTCTTGGAGTTTGTAGACCTGTCTTTCAATCATATAGAGCACCTCAGACCTCATGCCACATTTAACCGTCTTCACAACCTGAAGATTTTAGCGCTGAAGCTGAACAGAATTGCCACCCTCTGTGAAGGTGACCTTCACAGTTTCCAAGGGAAAACCGGCATGCTTATTGATCTCTCAGATAATGCGCTACATAAGTCTGATTGGGACAGCTGTGGAAACCCTTTCAGAGGCATTACCTTTGACACTCTGGATCTCGGTGGTAATGGATTTAACAGTGAGAAAATGCAGAACTTTTGCGTATCTGTGAAGGggaccagcttcctgcagctgaagCTTGCCTCCCACATCATGGGTCCAGGCTTTGGGTTTAATAACAGCAGGGACCCAGACAAAGACACCTTTGCAGGCCTTGCAGATAGCTCTCTCAGAATTCTGGATTTGTCAAGAGGTGGTATCTTTTCTCTCAATCCACACGTATTTGTAAATCTTACCGATCTGATGATACTGCTGCTCAGTAGCAATAAGATAAATCAGATAAAAAAGGAAGCATTTGCTAGCCTCCATAGCCTCACAAAACTTAACCTGTCGGATAACATTTTGGGTGAGATTTATGATTTTACTTTTGAAGGACTTTCTAATGTCATAGAGATTGACCTGCAGCAAAATAATATTGGGTCTATTCAGGGCGGAGCCTTCAGTCACCTAGAAAAGCTGGCATACCTGTATCTCCAAGACAATGCCATTAAAACTGTTAATTTTTTCACAACTATGCCATTCACATACTTCATTAATTTAAGTGAAAATAAGATGGAAGACCTAAAAACTCAAATACATGCCACTTTTCTTGATTTTACTGAAAATAGATTGAACGATCTAGGTAACCTCTATCAAATTCTGCAAGTTCAATCAGTCCAGTATGTTATCCTGAAAAAAAATCGTCTGTCTACCTGTTACCCAACGGTGGGCAACATTTCCAAAGACAACCAGCTGCTCTACCTTGACCTTGCGGAGAATATGCTACAGATTATTTGGGGGTCTGGATTTTGTCTGGATATATTCAGAGGGCTCTCCAAACTTAAGGTTCTCCTTCTAGATCAGAACCATCTTAGGTTTCTTCCACAGGATGCCTTTAATGGCTTAACCTCACTAAGAAAGCTTAACCTGTCTTCAAACCTGCTGAGCTACCTTTTCCCTGGAGTTTTTCCTTGGAACCTCACAATACTCGATTTGTCCAGAAACCAGCTGATGTCTCCTAACCCTGAGCTCTTTACTTCTTTGAGTCAGCTGGATATAACACACAACATGTTTATCTGCAGTTGTGAACTGAGCAGCTTAATAATATGGTTAAACCAAACCAATGTGACCTTGCTTGGATCACAAAATGACATTTATTGTGTGTTTCCAGATACCTTTTATGGGGTGGCGCTTTCTAAGATTGAAACTGATGACTGTGATGAAGAAGCCACTTTGAAATCACTACGATTTTCTCTTTTTGTTCTTTGCTCAGTAACCCTTGCCCTCTTTATAATTTCCATTGTGGTTTATACACGCTTTCGAGGTTTTTGTTTTATCTTGTATATGAGGATCGTGCACACCATAACTGGTGACCAGAAGCTACAAGTGGAcaccagtgcatgtaaatatgatgCCTATTTATGCTACAGTGGGAAGGATTTTGAATGGGTTCAGAATGCATTGTTGAAGCAGTTGGATGCTCAGTATTGCAGTGCAAACAGATTTCATTTGTGCTTTGAAGAAAGGGATTTTATTCCAGGAGAGGACCACATTAATAATGTTTGTGATGCAATCAGGAACAGTAAGAAGACCATTTGCATCGTGACAAAGCAATTCCTGATGGACGGATGGTGCATGGAAGCCTTTAACTTTGCCCAGAGTAGATACTTTACTGAACTCAGTGATGTTCTCATTATGGTGGTGGTTGGATCACTTTCACCGTATTACTTAATGAGGTATAATCCCATAAGAACATTTGTGCAACGGAGACAGTATCTCAGATGGCCTGAAGACCTTCAAGATGTTGACTGGTTTCTTAGTAGGCTTTCTCACAAAATACTGAAAGagcaaaaggtgggaaagaaatgTGATTCTTTGCAGTTACAGACCATAGCTTCTGTATCATAA